A single window of Balaenoptera acutorostrata chromosome X, mBalAcu1.1, whole genome shotgun sequence DNA harbors:
- the LOC114237990 gene encoding olfactory receptor 1020-like: MGASNASDLSEFFLVGLTNELQLQPILLALFFLIYAVTVVGSLGLLVLIVVSSRLHTPMYFFFSNLSFIDFCYSSITTSCFVIFAVTEFFLLASMAYDHYVAICSPLLYRILMSTRFYLQLVAASYAVGLMNTVVLTSTTFHLTFCKSHVITHYSCDISPLLKLSCSDTQVLQLLLFVCGGFNVSVSLTVVLVSYTCVFMAIIRIPSAQGKHKTFSSCASHLTDVSLYCGTTVFVYLCPTSEYLLGRERLVSVFYTVVIPMLNPMIYSLRNKDVKETVGNVLKKTSQFFPLPIPRFP, encoded by the exons ATGGGAGCAAGCAATGCCAGTGACTTGAGCGAATTCTTCCTTGTGGGCCTCACCAATGAGCTTCAGCTTCAGCCCATCCTCCTTGCCCTCTTCTTCCTCATCTATGCAGTCACAGTAGTTGGAAGCCTGGGCCTCCTTGTTCTCATTGTGGTGAGCTCCCGACTCCACACTCCCATGTATTTCTTCTTCAGCAACCTGTCCTTTATTGATTTCTGTTATTCTTCCATCACC ACAAGCTGCTTTGTGATCTTTGCTGTCACTGAGTTCTTCCTCTTGGCCTCCATGGCCTATGACCACTATGTGGCCATCTGCAGCCCTCTGCTCTACCGTATCCTCATGTCCACAAGGTTCTATTTGCAGCTAGTGGCTGCCAGCTATGCAGTGGGCCTAATGAACACAGTGGTCCTCACTAGCACAACCTTTCATCTGACCTTCTGTAAGTCCCATGTCATCACTCATTACTCCTGTGATATTTCTCCCCTTTTAAAACTCTCCTGCTCTGACACACAGGTCCTTCAGCTTCTCCTGTTTGTTTGTGGTGGTTTTAATGTGTCTGTGTCCCTGACAGTAGTCCTGGTCTCCTACACATGTGTCTTCATGGCTATTATAAGAATCCCCTCAGCCCAGGGCAAACACAAGACATTCTCCTCTTGTGCATCCCACCTGACTGATGTCAGTTTGTACTGTGGAACCACGGTATTCGTTTACTTGTGCCCAACCTCTGAGTACTTACTAGGCAGGGAAAGGCTGGTCTCTGTATTTTACACAGTGGTCATCCCCATGCTCAACCCCATGATCTACAGTCTGAGGAACAAAGATGTGAAGGAAACAGTTGGGAATGTTCTCAAGAAGACCTCAcaattcttccccctccccatacccaGATTTCCATGA